From Brevibacillus marinus, a single genomic window includes:
- a CDS encoding NuoB/complex I 20 kDa subunit family protein, which translates to MELDLKNIAPELREELDRNVLFTTLETLKGWVRSNSLWPLTFGLACCAIEMMGTGGSNFDLDRFGVIFRASPRQSDVMIVAGTVTKKMAPLLRRLYDQMPEPKWVIAMGSCATAGGPYIRSYSVVKGVDQVVPVDVYIPGCPPNPAALIYGINKLQEKIRYEAKTGKKVTSR; encoded by the coding sequence ATGGAATTAGACCTGAAAAACATTGCGCCTGAGTTGCGGGAAGAACTGGATCGCAATGTGTTGTTTACGACATTGGAGACACTGAAAGGATGGGTTCGCAGCAACTCGCTGTGGCCGCTGACCTTTGGCCTCGCCTGTTGTGCGATTGAAATGATGGGGACTGGCGGCTCCAATTTTGACTTGGACCGGTTTGGCGTAATCTTTCGCGCTTCCCCCCGGCAGTCGGATGTGATGATCGTCGCCGGGACGGTAACCAAAAAAATGGCGCCGCTTTTGCGCCGCCTGTACGACCAGATGCCGGAGCCGAAATGGGTCATTGCGATGGGCTCCTGTGCAACCGCTGGCGGCCCTTACATCCGTTCGTACAGCGTGGTCAAAGGGGTAGATCAGGTGGTGCCGGTAGACGTCTACATTCCCGGGTGTCCGCCCAATCCTGCCGCGTTGATTTACGGCATTAACAAATTGCAAGAGAAGATTCGCTATGAAGCGAAGACTGGGAAGAAGGTGACCAGTCGATGA
- a CDS encoding NADH-quinone oxidoreductase subunit A, translated as MNPEYANNYVIVCIFLILGVLLPVVTVSIIGPLLRPKNPTPEKQTTYESGNIPVGESWVRFNVKYYIFALLFVIFDVETLFLYPWAAAYNKLGLFALVEMVIFIVLLVIGLVYAWRKKVLEWN; from the coding sequence ATGAACCCAGAGTATGCTAACAACTATGTAATCGTTTGTATTTTTTTAATTCTTGGCGTACTACTTCCGGTGGTTACGGTAAGCATCATAGGACCGTTGCTTCGGCCCAAAAATCCAACCCCTGAAAAACAGACCACATACGAAAGCGGAAATATTCCCGTTGGCGAAAGCTGGGTGCGTTTTAATGTCAAGTATTACATCTTTGCCCTGCTATTCGTCATTTTTGACGTTGAGACGCTTTTTCTGTATCCGTGGGCAGCGGCCTACAACAAGCTGGGATTGTTTGCGCTGGTTGAGATGGTGATCTTCATCGTCCTGTTGGTCATCGGGCTGGTCTACGCCTGGAGAAAGAAGGTGCTGGAATGGAATTAG